TCAGCAAACCTTTTTTTTTATTGATTGTTACTATAAACCCTTGATTAACGTAGTGAATCTTGTCGTATTTGAAAGGTAACACTACTTGTTTGTTTTCATCAAGTATACCCCACTTCCCTTCTTTTTGGTATTGATAAAGTTTTTGCGTCCATACAGGCGGTATAGTCAGTACGTAGACCAAAGTTGCCATAAGGCATTGGAGGGTTTTCATAGGTGCTGTTCTAAAGTTAAAAATATGTCAGGTATTAACATATAGATAGGCTTAATGCCTCATTTTCGCGTGTATCTACAGTGTACCATGTGAAGGTGTACGGTTTTTTTGTGTTTTTTAATAAATATTTGCTTGTTTTCAAGCAACAGGTAGAAACTCTAAGGAATGGTGAGCAATTAAATTGCTATTCTTGAGGTAGAGGTTTTGTTTTGAGACGAGGCTATTTTTTGCGCCCATAGCAGTGCTACGGGCAAAAACCGATGGCTACAGCTAGCTCTGCCAAAGGCTAAAAATAACGAAGTATCAAGGCGAAAAATCACCTCTCAGAGTGTAAATTTATTTTTGAACAATTCATTAGTATAAAGTTATACAAAAAAATAAGCTAAAGTGGGGCAAGACTATGACTAGTACCTTATCCTCTAAGTAAATGCACCATTTATTTTGGATGAGATTTGTTCTCTGACGAACTTCAAAAATTGAGCATAGCCATAGCTACGCGATATTTTTTAAGTAAAGTCAGGGGGCAAATATCGCCGAAATAATGTATCAGGTATTTAGAGGTTGAGGTACTAGGTTGAGTGATAATATTCAAGAATAATACAAGAGACGGAAGGGGGGGTAGGGTAGTAGTTGAAATACAAACAATGTTCATTTAGGTTATATTATAAGCAATTTGATGTACTGTTGGTGAGTGTTATAATATAGCAGAATTGTTCCACGTGCCAATCTGTAAATAATACAACTATACCAAGGCGAATTGGGGAAGTTGCTTGGTAATTGATTAGTAATATTACCTATTATTGATTGGTGGAAGAAAATAGGACAAAATTTATATGGAAAAGTAAAACTTTATGCTCCCTTTTTAGCGTACCATGCTCTAAATAATAGCAATTAACCAAACACCTTACAACCTACAATACTATGGCAACCAAAATATAAATTAAGACTATGATGAGTACATTTATTTTAACTTTAGTAACAGCAGCCTTCACCTTCACATCCCCTACCTTAAACAATAACAACAACACAAGAGTCAACCAAAACTATTTATACCAGCATTGGGTGATGTCTCCTTCAGAGTCTGTCAAAGGAGTAATAGTATACCGTCCTTATGAAGTGGCAGAGCAGAATAAAGTGCCCAATCGTTTGTTATATACGGGACTTACTTTCGAAAAAGGAGGGAAACTTCTTAAGCACAGATGGAGAAAGCATGGGAACAGCCGTGGACCTTCGTTTGATAAATATAACTGGCATTGGACACAAAGAAACCGTGTAGCTATTCTCAATATTGCCAGTAAGGTAGGCAATGGGTTAGACTATAAGGTAGAGCAGTTGGATAAAAACATGTTGAAAATACGTAAGATAAGGAAGCGCCGTTAGGCTCTCAATATAAATAAAGTAATACCATTCAAGGCAAGCCTTTTGGCTTGCCTTGAATGGTTAACCTCTACCTGGGGCGGCCTGTACCTTTAAAATACCTGATATATTTACCACTCCATACAGTACCCTGGTGGGTAATATAATACCCACTGCGTACGCTTCTTTTTACTCTTTTTATTACTCCATTCACTTTTTTGATACCACGATAACCCGCATCAATGAAGTAATACCTGAGATGCCCATTGATGGTATCTATTTTACTTACTACCATTGCATGTCCAATACTCTGTATGCTGCGGGTTTTGCCCTTACCTATAAATACATAATCGCCCAGATGTATATCGTTTACTCTGGTGCTGTATACACCATGCTTTTGCAACACATCGGCCATCTTGCCACTCATCGATTTTAGTTTGTTGGCATACAGGCGTTTTGGGGTGAAAAACTGATCGTATTTTACCAGTTCGTGGGGTTGTAAATAACCCCTTTGTTGTTTGATCCTACGTGCTTTGTCAGATTGGGCAGTAGTGCTTACCTCTCGGACAAAATAAGAACAATCTAACTTTTCACCTTTGGCTTTTGCCTTGGGGTCAGCTCCATAAGTACGTTGGTCGCGAGGGTTTTTGTAAGCTTCTTGTGCCAACAATGCCCTCTTTTTGCCTGCGGTAGCGTCATAAGGAATTTCTATTGTTTTTACAGGAGGTTTGACCTCTTTTTGAGCTGAAGGAGCCACTATGGTAGTAGAAACAACAGAGTCTTTGGGGGTGGCTACAGGTGGATGTTGAGTAGAGGTTGATCCGTGGCAGCCCCAAAGACTGCCCACCATCAACCAAATAAATACATTTTTCACAACTTCTTGGGTTAGGGTTTTTAACTTAAGTCCCAGCGGGCTTTAGTACCCCTAATGTCATAATGTACAAATGTTTTGTAAAGCCCCAGCCCGCCTTGGGTCATTTTTCCGGCTTTAGTCAACGCTTCTATTTTGGTATGTACTTGTTTAGGAGTATACCCTTTAACGACTATATCGGCAGCTTTAGCATACAAATGTTGGCTATTTGCTTTGCCCCCTACTGCCTTGTTATGGCTTGGGGTGCGATAAGAGGAATTAATGGCAATGCTTGCCCCCATTTCGGTGCGTAATATTTCCAGTTGTTTCATAAGGTTTTGTACGTTGGGATAATACTCAGGGGGTACTGCAGTGCCATCGTGACAATCAAACTCTGATGCCTTGAAGTTGGTGGAGGTAGGCACACTACTTTTGCCTTTAGTATTTTTGTCTTTTTCTTCGGTTTTTACCAACGACACATACTTAGCCGATACCCAGCGGTGGTCGCCAATACGGTGCCATCCGTTTTTGGTTTCTAATATGGTAATTTCTGCGCCATTTTTGATTGCCTTACCATTTTTTCCAAAATTGGCTCCTGCCCCCTTGCGTACATTCAGCGAGCTTGCCGTTACAATTCCTTTCTTAGAAGAAGGCTGTTTTTTTTGTCCGCCTAGCAACGCATCCACCTTTTTCTTTTGTATTTGGGTGGCTGTATATGTGCGGCTAATCCAAGGAACAGCGTCTAGCTCATCACTTATTCGTTGCAATACTTTTTTATCAAACGATGCCAGCGCACTGCCTCCGTGGTTGGTCATTACATACGCCAGGTTATCGCGGTGCAGCCAGGGGAGTTTATCAAATACCTGTAATATATGCGAGGCATGCGACTTTGCCAATGGCACCAGTGCTGTGCCCAAGGCAATCATATCTATTTTGCCGCTACTATATTTTTTATAGACTGTCTCTACCGGGTTGCTGGTGGTTTTTTTAGCGGTAGTAGTTTTTTTGTCAGGAGTAGTAGTGGTGAATTTAGCCCCGTTTTTATCGGCATACCTGCCAATAAACCCCATTTGCTTTTTTACATCGGCCTCATAGCTTTTGTCACTTACTCCACCATCGTCTACCTGATATCGACTTCCGCGTTCATTGACAAAGTTTTCGAGCAATTCGTCTGAGGTGCGCGCCGAGAGGTAGTCTTCTGCCATGAGGTGATAGTACATGGCTACTCCCATATCTCCATCTTTTACTTTGCTCACAAACGATGCAGTACTGTTGTTATATTCTCCAATGTTAAACGGGTTTTTTGATGCACTTCGTCCTGTCATTCCCAGGTGAGACTCAAATTGAGCCTGGGCAAGTGCAAACTCTACTGGTACTACCTTGCTCATGTCTTTGCCATAGTGCAGGTAGCTCCAGCGGGCAGCATTGGCAAACATACTTCCGGTAATCTTGGTTTTTCCGCCCCATTTGCTTCCGGCACGATCGAGGTATACTTGTGCGCGTTTTTCATACTCCTCAAAGTATTTTTTTTCTTCGGTGGTGAGTTCACTTTGGTCTACCGGGGTGTTGTAGGCTTTCTCGAATTGGCTAAACGTCCATTTTTCTGTTTTAGAAGGCGTGGTTTTTCGCTGTATTACTGCTCCACGCTTAGCCTTATGAGGAGTTTGGTTGGTTTTAATAGTTTGATTGTGTACAACTTGCGATTTAGACTTGTTTTGTGTATTGGCACCCTCATTTTGGGTTTTCATTATTTGATCAGGCATAATTACTTTAGGTATTTAACGAATGATATTATTGTTTTACTTTAGGTGAGCAATCTAGTATTTTATTACTAAAAAAAGTCTGTTTTCAAGTTTAAGTTTATGTGTCTTTTTATTGTTTGATATGGGCGCTATTATGCGATAATTTGGGCGAATCCCCTGTTTTTTGCCTAAATTTGCCCCAATTGTCACGTTGTATATAGCCTGAAAAACAGGTACAAATCATTAAATTAACAAAATGCAAAAAGTAGGTATATTAGGAGGTGGGCAACTGGGACGTATGTTGATCCAGGCAGGCATTGATTTCGACCTTGATATTAGTGTGTTAGATCCTGACCCCAACGCACCCTGTAAATTGTTTGCCAACAGGTTTGAAGTAGGTAAACTTACTGATTTTGATACGGTGTATCAGTTTGGGCAAACTGTCGATGTGCTTACCATAGAGATAGAGAGTGTAAATGTAGATGCATTGGAGAAACTGCACCAGGAAGGAAAAAAAGTTTTTCCTCAACCCCAGGTCATTCGAACTATTCAAGACAAACGTTTACAAAAGCAATTTTATCAAACACATCAAATTCCTTCGCCTGAGTTTGTGCTCATAGACAATAAGGGGCAGTTGGCTGATCACGCTGACTTCTTGCCTGCTTTTCAGAAATTGGGCAAAGATGGATACGATGGGCGAGGGGTACAAAAACTTACCAGTCCCAATGATTTTGAACATGGATTTGACAAACCCAGTTTGCTCGAAAAGCTGGTAGACATTGACAAGGAAATTTCGGTCATTGTAGCACGTAACGAAAGCGGAGGCATGCGCACTTTCCCTGTGGTCGAGCTGGTGTTTCATCCTGCACACAACTTGGTAGACTACTTGTTGGCACCCGCCCAAATTACCCCCGAACAAGCTGCTCAGGCCGAAGCCCTGGCACAAGAGGTAATGCTTAAACTAGATATGGTAGGCTTGCTGGCAATAGAGTTGTTTTTGACCAAAGAAGGCAAAATTTTAGTAAATGAAGTGGCCCCTCGACCTCATAATAGTGGGCATCATACAATCAAAGCCAATGGTACCTCACAATATGAGCAACTTTGGCGGGCTATTTTGAATTTACCTTTGGGAGACACCAGTGCACAGAGTTTGGCGGCAATGGTGAATGTGTTGGGGGCAAGCGGGCATACTGGCAATGCACATTATGAGGGAGTAAACGATACTTTGGGGGTAAAGGGGGCTTATTTGCATTTGTATGGTAAAAAGCTAACCAAACCTTCGCGCAAAATGGGGCACGTGACTATTCTTGACCAAACGCTGCAAGGGCTCGAAGAAAAGATTGACCTGATTAAGCGGAGCATCAAGGTGGTAAGTAAATGATGTGGTTGGTAGCCCTTACTGGGTTCTGGGTTCTAGATGCTAGATACTGGGTTTTACACCTTGAGTTTTAAGCAACTACGAATTTCACAATACATGTATTCTCAGGTGTTTATAAATTTGCTAGTCAAAAGCGTCAACAGGTGCAAGCTTTCAGCAACAAGCTTTCAGCAACAAGCTTCAAGTTAGCCCCTGTGCTACCAGCAACTAACATGTATATAAATTGTTCATTTTTAAGTGTTTATAGTTTTGTTAGTCAAAAATGCCAACAGGTTTTACACCAGCAAACTTTAAATATTTATATGCCGACGATACGTCGTGTGGTATGCTGAGCTTTAGAGCATAACGTTAGCGTTGGAAGGCAAAGTTATTTTTACGATTTGCTTAAAAAAGGCATACGCCACCAAATACTTTTTTGGTAGCGTATGCCTTTTTTAATTAATGAGGTTGTGTGTAGTTGTATTTAACGTCTCAGCGATTTAATAAGAAACAGTAATACTACAGAACCAAATATTGCGGTAAATATGCTGGGAAGGCTCAACCCTCCAACTGTTGCCCCTGATATTTTGAGTACAGAACCAAGCCAGCCTCCTAAAAAGCTACCTGCTATACCAATTAATATGGTGCCAAGCAATCCGGTGCCTATGCCACCAATCAGCTTACTTGCTATCCATCCAGAAAGTGCTCCTAATAGCATCCATACTATAATACTTGCGATTGTCATAATTATATAAATTTAAAGTTTGTTTGTGATACAGTAAATGCGTATCTGACCTAAGCCAGGTAGTTGTTAAGTTACTAAAAAAATCACCTACATAGGAGTAAAAAGTGATTTAATATTTCTTGTGGTTATTATATGCTTAGTTAATCACCTGATTGTATTGGCTATAATTTTTCTTTTCTTTCCCTTTAGGTCTTGCTTTTACCTCCCCTCCTTCTTTAAAAAGGAAGTAATCAGTATTGAAGTGTTTTGGGTAGGTGTGTGGTTGAACACATTATATTGAAGCCTGATGCCTGTTTCCTACTCATTTGTTTTTCCATTCTTAAAAATACGACAAAGAACTGCTCTAATTGTTTTTGCATTTAGTGTCTGGAGTACTAGACTTCGGAGGCTGATTGTCAAGGTAAAATCAGCCGCTATTTTATGCAATACTCCAGCGTCAAAAAGTCAGTAAATAACCAAGGCATTCAGGCGATAATTCCGGCAGATGGCAAAACTGTAGAATTGACTTCGGTAGTAGCTGTTTAAGGCAACTAAAGGGTACGTAAAAACGTTTGTCTTTTTCTGATTATTTGCTTTCGATAAAATACACATTAATTGTACTTATCCGCTATGAAAATTTTTACTTTCCATTTAGATTAATCAAAGAGTTTATTGTGCTGATATGGTCAATGATACTATTATGATTGGGATTAATTGCTACTTCGGAGGGTTTTTGTTAAAAAAGTGTAAACATTTTAGGCTCCTAATGTGTGACTGCGCTCCTTTTTTCAATAGCTTTGCAAAACGATTCGGAATAAAGAATATTTTATTTTTTGACTAAATTTAGTTTACAAAAGAAGTAATGTGAAATAAAAATTTGTAGTTTATTAAGATTCGGGTGCTGAGCATATATATGTTGAGAAACCTACTTCAAAACTACTTTTCTGGTGTAAGCCAGGTATTTTATTTGACTACTGTCATTCTATTATTTTTTTAGAAAATATAACACCAGCTATTGATTGTAAGACGAGCTATGGACAAGTAATAATTGAGGAAAAGCAGTGTTAAGTGAGGAATTGACTTCGCATAGCCAGGCTTAAAAAAAATGTACTTAACAATTATTTGTTGAATGTAGACGATGCTTTATCAAAACACTGTTACTTGTTATTTTTCAGAAAAATAATGCGCTAAAACTAATTAACCCTTAACAAACAAAACACTCTTAGAATGAAGCGATTATTTACTACTCTTTTTATGAGCTTATTGCTCATAGGAAACCTTGCTGCTGACCCTATCCAAAAGTCGACAGCAGTTAGTGTTGCACTCAACTGGCTTTCTAGCCAAAACGGAAACCAAAGAACTACAGGAAACCAAAAAACAGTAAAAAGCTGTGAAGCTGTAGTGTACAAAGGCATGACAGTATACTACCTTGTGTCTTACAACGAAGGTGGTTATGTGATTGTATCTGCTGATGATAAAGCCAAGCCTGTATTGGGCTATTCAGAAACAAATCCTTTGGATGATTCTTTCCAAAATCCGGTGATTCAGAACTGGATGAAAAACTACAAAATTTATGTATACGACCTGGTAAAAACTCAACAAAAGGCAAGAAGAACTTCTTATAGAGCTGCCTGGAGCCGTTTGACCCGCAACGAGTCTAAGCGTGTAAAAACCAAGGTAGAGCCTATGATGTCTGACATCTTGTATAGCCAGGGAAGTGGCTGGAACGCTCAGTGTCCAGAAGACGAAAAAGGACCTAGCGGACGTGCTTTGGTTGGTTGTGTAGCTACTGCTATGGGTCAAGTAATGAGATTCTGGGAGCACCCACGCCAGGGACAAGGTTCAAGAACTTATAACCACAATACGTATGGTGAATTGTCGGCTGATTTTGGCAACACTATTTACGACTGGTCGGCTATGTCAAAGTCAAGAGCTGACGAGCACAACGCACAACTATTGTATCACTGTGGAGTTTCTGTAAGAATGAACTACAGTGGAGAGTCTTCTGGAGCATACTCTAGAGACGTAGTAACTGCATTGAAAAATTATTTCCGTTACGATCGTGGCATCAGCATGATCTACAAAAGCCGTTACTCTGCCCAGGACTGGTCTGACAAAATGAAAGAAGAGCTTTCAGAAGGACGTCCTGTATTGTATTCGGCAAGAAGTACCTTAACTACCAACGCTGGTCACTTGTTTGCCTTAGATGGTTATGAAGTAACAAACGAAGGTGATTACTTCAGCATTAACTGGGGATGGGCTGGACGCTCTAACGGTTATTTTTACCTAACCGAGATGATTACACACGGTGGTGACCACAACTGGGTAGAAAGCAACGCGGCTATTATTGGTATCAAACCTGTAAATGCTGCCCCTGAGTTTACTTCTGTTCCTGCTGCAAGTATTGCTGCCAACCAAACTTTTACTTACAATGTAACTGTAATGGATGCAGACGGTGATGACGTAACCCTTTCTTTAGTTTCTGGCCCTGCTTGGTTAACTCTTGCTAAAGAGAATGGTCAATATGTATTGCGTGGTACTCCTGATGCTGGTCAGGCAGGTGCTGCTCAGGTAGTAATTGCTGCCAACGATGGCAAAGAATCTGCAGAGCAAACCTTCAATATCTGGATCAAGGCTACCTCTAAAATGGTTGATTTTGAAACCAACGACTTTACTCAAGCGGCGTTCTCGTTTACCGATGACAAACAATGGGAGCTTACTCAAGCAGTATCAATGGCTGGTTATGGAGTAAAATCTTTGACTATTGCCGATAACCAAAGTACTGAAGTAGCGATTACTGAAACTTTCAACGAAGGTGCTGCGGTAGCGTTCAACTTCAAGGTTTCGTCTGAAAGAAAATACGACTTTTTGCGATTCTTTATTGACGGAGAAGAGCAAGGCAAATGGAGTGGCGATATCAACTGGACAAGCATCAGTTTTGCGGTACCTGCTGGTGAGCATACTTTGACTTGGGCTTATACCAAAGACGGTTCACAGAAAAGAGGCGATGATGCTGCTTACTTAGACAATATTGAATTGATTAATCCTAAAGTAGGACAAACTCCTCAAATTGCTATTGACTTCGAAACTACTGATTTTAGCCAAGAGGCTTTCACTTTTAGTGGTACTAGCAACGACTTCAAATGGGAAGTAACCCAAACTGGCGGAGCTACTGGTTATGCGGCAAAATCGCAAACTATTACTCACGACGAAAAAGTGAGCATGTCAATCACCAAAACGTTTGGTGCCAACGGTGCCGTTTTCTTTGACAGAAAAGTTTCTTCTGAGGGCAACTACGACTTCTTAGAGTTTTATGTAGATGGTCAATTGCAAGAAAAATGGAGTGGCAATGTAGACTGGAGCCGTGTAAACTTTAGCGTAGCAGCTGGTGAGCATACCCTTACCTGGACCTACAACAAAGACTACTCTGTGTCTTCTGGTGATGATGCTGCCTGGGTTGATAACATCGAGTTGGTGGGTGTAGACAATGGTACTGACCAACGTTTGGCTGCGCCTACTACTGTAACTACTTTGAAGCAAAACTTCCCTAACCCTGCCCAATACAGCACTCAAATTGGTTTTGAGTTGGCTGAGGCTGGTAAGGTAAAAGTAGACGTGTTAAACTTGTCAGGTAAAGTGGTAACTACTGTGTTGAAC
This is a stretch of genomic DNA from Microscilla marina ATCC 23134. It encodes these proteins:
- a CDS encoding 5-(carboxyamino)imidazole ribonucleotide synthase; translated protein: MQKVGILGGGQLGRMLIQAGIDFDLDISVLDPDPNAPCKLFANRFEVGKLTDFDTVYQFGQTVDVLTIEIESVNVDALEKLHQEGKKVFPQPQVIRTIQDKRLQKQFYQTHQIPSPEFVLIDNKGQLADHADFLPAFQKLGKDGYDGRGVQKLTSPNDFEHGFDKPSLLEKLVDIDKEISVIVARNESGGMRTFPVVELVFHPAHNLVDYLLAPAQITPEQAAQAEALAQEVMLKLDMVGLLAIELFLTKEGKILVNEVAPRPHNSGHHTIKANGTSQYEQLWRAILNLPLGDTSAQSLAAMVNVLGASGHTGNAHYEGVNDTLGVKGAYLHLYGKKLTKPSRKMGHVTILDQTLQGLEEKIDLIKRSIKVVSK
- a CDS encoding D-Ala-D-Ala carboxypeptidase family metallohydrolase — its product is MPDQIMKTQNEGANTQNKSKSQVVHNQTIKTNQTPHKAKRGAVIQRKTTPSKTEKWTFSQFEKAYNTPVDQSELTTEEKKYFEEYEKRAQVYLDRAGSKWGGKTKITGSMFANAARWSYLHYGKDMSKVVPVEFALAQAQFESHLGMTGRSASKNPFNIGEYNNSTASFVSKVKDGDMGVAMYYHLMAEDYLSARTSDELLENFVNERGSRYQVDDGGVSDKSYEADVKKQMGFIGRYADKNGAKFTTTTPDKKTTTAKKTTSNPVETVYKKYSSGKIDMIALGTALVPLAKSHASHILQVFDKLPWLHRDNLAYVMTNHGGSALASFDKKVLQRISDELDAVPWISRTYTATQIQKKKVDALLGGQKKQPSSKKGIVTASSLNVRKGAGANFGKNGKAIKNGAEITILETKNGWHRIGDHRWVSAKYVSLVKTEEKDKNTKGKSSVPTSTNFKASEFDCHDGTAVPPEYYPNVQNLMKQLEILRTEMGASIAINSSYRTPSHNKAVGGKANSQHLYAKAADIVVKGYTPKQVHTKIEALTKAGKMTQGGLGLYKTFVHYDIRGTKARWDLS
- a CDS encoding C10 family peptidase, which codes for MKRLFTTLFMSLLLIGNLAADPIQKSTAVSVALNWLSSQNGNQRTTGNQKTVKSCEAVVYKGMTVYYLVSYNEGGYVIVSADDKAKPVLGYSETNPLDDSFQNPVIQNWMKNYKIYVYDLVKTQQKARRTSYRAAWSRLTRNESKRVKTKVEPMMSDILYSQGSGWNAQCPEDEKGPSGRALVGCVATAMGQVMRFWEHPRQGQGSRTYNHNTYGELSADFGNTIYDWSAMSKSRADEHNAQLLYHCGVSVRMNYSGESSGAYSRDVVTALKNYFRYDRGISMIYKSRYSAQDWSDKMKEELSEGRPVLYSARSTLTTNAGHLFALDGYEVTNEGDYFSINWGWAGRSNGYFYLTEMITHGGDHNWVESNAAIIGIKPVNAAPEFTSVPAASIAANQTFTYNVTVMDADGDDVTLSLVSGPAWLTLAKENGQYVLRGTPDAGQAGAAQVVIAANDGKESAEQTFNIWIKATSKMVDFETNDFTQAAFSFTDDKQWELTQAVSMAGYGVKSLTIADNQSTEVAITETFNEGAAVAFNFKVSSERKYDFLRFFIDGEEQGKWSGDINWTSISFAVPAGEHTLTWAYTKDGSQKRGDDAAYLDNIELINPKVGQTPQIAIDFETTDFSQEAFTFSGTSNDFKWEVTQTGGATGYAAKSQTITHDEKVSMSITKTFGANGAVFFDRKVSSEGNYDFLEFYVDGQLQEKWSGNVDWSRVNFSVAAGEHTLTWTYNKDYSVSSGDDAAWVDNIELVGVDNGTDQRLAAPTTVTTLKQNFPNPAQYSTQIGFELAEAGKVKVDVLNLSGKVVTTVLNQALEAGAHRVQLNTTGLQKGIYIYRLAVAGKVFTKTMVVK
- a CDS encoding GlsB/YeaQ/YmgE family stress response membrane protein, producing MTIASIIVWMLLGALSGWIASKLIGGIGTGLLGTILIGIAGSFLGGWLGSVLKISGATVGGLSLPSIFTAIFGSVVLLFLIKSLRR